The Leishmania braziliensis MHOM/BR/75/M2904 complete genome, chromosome 25 genome includes a region encoding these proteins:
- a CDS encoding RNA-binding protein, putative, UPB2, which yields MSQQMTPPQQQQMPSQQQVYNPEPEALRNLMVNYIPTTVDEMQLRQLFERYGPIETVKIVCDRETRQSRGYGFVKYCSAASAQQAVNELNGFNILNKRLKVALAASGNQRQRPYNAAPPGANPAANMGYYGGNFAPTGYPQANPYAQQHMMAMQQQYMMQQSGQQPRQ from the coding sequence ATGTCTCAGCAGATGACccctcctcagcagcagcagatgccctcgcagcagcaggtgtaCAACCCTGAGCCGGAGGCACTGCGCAACCTGATGGTGAACTATATCCCCACCACCGTCGATGAGatgcagctccgccagctgtTCGAGCGCTATGGCCCCATCGAGACCGTCAAGATAGTGTGCGACCGCGAGACGCGCCAGAGCCGCGGCTACGGCTTTGTGAAGTACTGCTCCGCTGCGTCCGCGCAGCAGGCAGTGAACGAGCTGAACGGGTTCAACATCCTGAACAAGCGCCTGAAGGTTGCGCTCGCCGCGTCGGGAaaccagcgccagcgcccctacaacgccgcgccgccggGCGCGAACCCCGCTGCGAACATGGGCTACTACGGCGGCAACTTCGCGCCGACCGGCTACCCGCAGGCGAACCcgtacgcgcagcagcacatgatggcgatgcagcagcagtacatGATGCAGCAGTCAGGCCAGCAGCCCCGCCAGTAa
- a CDS encoding RNA-binding protein, putative, UPB1: MAQHMAPPPQQQQMPSQQQVYNPEPEALRNLMVNYIPTTVDEMQLRQLFERYGPIETVKIVCDRETRQSRGYGFVKYCSAASAQQAVNELNGFNILNKRLKVALAASGNQRQRPYNAAPPGANPAANMGYYGGNFAPTGYPQANPYAQQHMMAMQQQYMMQQSGQQPRQ; encoded by the coding sequence atggcgCAGCACAtggcccctcctcctcagcagcagcagatgccctcgcagcagcaggtgtaCAACCCTGAGCCGGAGGCACTGCGCAACCTGATGGTGAACTATATCCCCACCACCGTCGATGAGatgcagctccgccagctgtTCGAGCGCTATGGCCCCATCGAGACCGTCAAGATAGTGTGCGACCGCGAGACGCGCCAGAGCCGCGGCTACGGCTTTGTGAAGTACTGCTCCGCTGCGTCCGCGCAGCAGGCAGTGAACGAGCTGAACGGGTTCAACATCCTGAACAAGCGCCTGAAGGTTGCGCTCGCCGCGTCGGGAaaccagcgacagcgcccCTAcaacgccgcgccgccggGCGCGAACCCCGCTGCGAACATGGGCTACTACGGCGGCAACTTCGCGCCGACCGGCTACCCGCAGGCGAACCcgtacgcgcagcagcacatgatggcgatgcagcagcagtacatGATGCAGCAGTCAGGCCAGCAGCCCCGCCAGTAa
- a CDS encoding putative RNA-binding protein, whose amino-acid sequence MSLTQSRSPSSSPAQRSNPESVVAAVAGAHSTFGGCAFDPDALRNLIVNYLPPLMNEEQVCELFGQFGRIESVKIIYDKITGESRGYGFVKYRFYFSATYAVSCLNRFEIGGKKLKVAYANVQAAKEAYDQLRRSTMELNVQQQQAMLSMYYNQMMLTQEQTASAAAAMTSSGSMGGGADYDPYMNMMDSNYAMRQRGGTAYYGQGMYPGMAPGRGVYPAGTSTSVRQSVTPSMVPLGF is encoded by the coding sequence ATGTCGCTTACACAGAGTCGAAGCCCCAGCTCGTCGCCGGCACAGCGCAGCAACCCTGAGTCGGTTGTTGCCGCCGTTGCAGGTGCTCACAGCACGTTTGGTGGCTGCGCATTCGACCCTGATGCGCTGCGCAATTTAATTGTCAACTACCTCCCGCCACTGATGAATGAGGAGCAGGTCTGTGAGCTCTTTGGCCAGTTTGGCAGGATTGAGAGTGTAAAGATTATTTACGATAAAATCACCGGCGAGAGTCGCGGCTATGGGTTTGTAAAGTACCGATTTTACTTCTCTGCCACCTACGCTGTGTCCTGCCTGAACCGGTTTGAGATTGGCGGCAAGAAGCTGAAGGTGGCGTACGCGAACGTGCAGGCGGCAAAGGAGGCGTACGACCAGCTGCGACGCTCGACGATGGAGCTGAacgttcagcagcagcaagccaTGCTCTCTATGTACTACAATCAAATGATGCTTACTCAAGAACAGACGGCgtcggctgcggctgcgatgACTTCCTCGGGTTCTATGGGCGGTGGCGCGGACTACGACCCGTACATGAATATGATGGACAGCAACTACGCAATGAGGCAACGCGGCGGTACTGCCTACTACGGTCAAGGCATGTACCCAGGAATGGCGCCAGGCCGTGGCGTTTACCCTGCCGGCACGTCCACAAGTGTTAGACAGTCTGTCACTCCATCGATGGTACCACTTGGCTTTTGA